The genomic segment GGCAGTGAAGTACCACTGGTTTACCAGACAGCTGAGAAATCCAGCCCTGTGGGAACTGGTGTCTTATAACCAAGTTGGATACCTGTGTGTAGCTTCCCACCTGTGTGTGCTTCCTACCTGTGCAGCACACAGGTAGTGCTGGAAAAAACGCATCAGTTTCTGATTCTTGGCCATATCCTAATATGCAAAGGGCTAAGCAAAGGCCTCAAGGCTCTGAGCCCCAGGGCAGAGGGAATGGCAAAAAATAGGTCCTCGCAGAAGTTCTTCTTCCCAGTCTGGGGGTTTCTATCACTGTGACAACACTAAGATAATAAACCAAAACACTACCTGAATTCTACTCCCCTGTCCTTGTAGTGCGTATGAACTGGCTGCTAtgagtgggggtggggaattGGCTGAAGGTAGATGCCATGGAACAGGAAGGGGCACAATGTTTTCTATCCCCATGAACAGAGCAAAAAGTGAGTGAGGTATTGGTGAAAAAAGTTTCCTCAGAACAATTTTTCTTCAGTAACCTCTCTACCACTGGTCCCTTGCTGCAAATGTGTATAAAACAATTTTAGGACAAGGAAATGGCAGAACAACTTTATGGACAACATATAAACTTGGGAGGACTTATACACTACAAAGCATTACGTGCTGGGATTTTAAGTCAGTTTAAGCTACATTCAAGCAAATTCTAGGAAGACAGAGGCTGAAAAGTACCAATAGAGATGCCAGGGCTGCTGGCAAAGAGGGTAACCACATTTCATCCTGGGGCCTCAGGTTAGAGAACTGTGAATTCTTTTTCAATTGAACTGACATTCCTAGTAATACGCTATGTTGTAAATGCCCTTCCAAAATAATCATGCCAACCAAGATGAGGGAAAGTTAAGGGTTGTATATACAGGCAAGAAGTAGGTTTGAGGACATTTAGGATTTCactttcaagaaagaaagaacatcgTGCCACAAAGAAGTTCCAAGTGCAAGAGTTTGAACCTGAGGGGGTAATACAGGTGGTGTGTGTGAAGGTGGAAGGGACTGTGGGGATATGACAGAAGCGCCTGGTCAGGAAACGGAGCCAggtgtttttacattttattagctACAGTATAGATGCTAGAGCTGCCtcattccctcccctcccctccccccaccaagggGTCAGGCCTTGCCAGGAGCCCCTGCCTTTGCCGCCTGGGCCCGCTGGAACTCCTGCTGCAGCTGAGcaagggtctccctctgttgctctgACTGCCGCTCAAGATCCCGGAGCTGGGATTCATATCGCTTACTAAAGAGAGACAAGGGAGACAAGTAGAAAGGGAGAAATTAGTAGGACTTACTAAGGAGGGTGCTAAACGCAAGAAAGAGATAGGTGGAAAACTTGAGAttagggaagggagaaggggggttaaaagggaaggaaggggttGGAGGAACTGGAGGACTAGGGGCCACTATGGAGAGCTGTTCTGCAATGGTTCAACACCTCTACTCCAATGGTTCACTGCATCACAGGGTGCAGCACACAGTGGTGGAATAAAGACTCACATTTCAGCTGTGATATAGTCCAGCCTCTTCCCTACTGTGGCCCGAGCCTCCCCCAGCTCCTGTTTGACTAGCACCGGACCCAGAAGTTTAAAGACCACGTTGGACCCATCCAGCAGGGCCAGTTCCTGATGGAGGGATGGGACATACGTGATCAGAACCATGGCTAGTACAGGTCCCTCCTCGCCCCACAAATCCCAGTCCCTCACCTCTTTCACGATATTATTTTCTGTTAGTTGTGCTTCAAGTTTCTGCCTCCCCGACATGGATTTACTCAAGTCTGGGGATAAGAGGAAAGGCAAGATTAGAAACATCAATCCTAGTCAGGTGGATATGGATCTGAGGAAGCAGAAAAAGATGGGGGCAGCGGGTCAGTGAATAGGGAAGAGTACTGAAGCGGGAAAGTCTCTGCACGCAAGGGCCCAGATGGGGCAACAAACCTTATCTCGGTAATGGCTTTGGGTTGTGAGTGCATTGGGCGAGGCCATACCGACCCTGCTCCCTTACCCTTCTGTAGCTGTTGATATTTCTCCACTTCTCCCTGCAGCTTCTTCTGGATCAGCTCCGCCATGGCGGGGATGAAAGCCTACGGGGAGCGAGACAAGGGCGCTGCGTCTCACTCTCTGGAAGGTACCTGAGCTCACTTTTCTGATCTCGCCTGCGGAAATGATAGCACTCTTGAGAGGCAGCCCTGAGGGGCACCGCCACCTCCCCCCGGTCCTGGGTATCGACTCCACCCCGTCCCCAGGATATGGTGGGCGAAACGCAAGACCGTAAGCCTCTCAACCGAAATCCTAACCTATTCACGTTCTGCTTTCAGTAGTAATAAACCCGGAAGTAAACGAGGAATGCCGGGAAAAGACTGCGCCGGAAGTTTCTTTCTGACCCTTGATGGGAAGTGTAGTTCTGACATGTTTAGCGAATGGAGTTCTGCTACAAAGACTGGACTCGGATATTTTTAGGCAAGATGGGGAAACTAACCCGGAAAAAGAAACCGCACCGCTACTTAGCCCCTGGTCCCGGGCCTGCCTTTCTTTTGTAAGTCACTCTTGCATAAGCTGCCGCTCCCGATAAGGTGCCAAGAGCTCTTCCGCCCCTCTAAGGAGAGTGTGCCCTCACTCAAGATGGCGCCTAGAGAGCTTCAGACCTGGTACGCTACTGATTGGATGAAGGATAGAGGGCTTCCGGGAGTTTTCAAGCCGACTGTGGGGCAGCTGAGAGGAGTTTTGCACGTGGATCGCCGTTCGGATGGGCGAGATGGAGACAGCCCCCAAGCCGGGCAGGGATGTCCCGCCCAAGAAAGACAAACTTCAGACCAAGAGAAAGGTATCGGCCTCCCTGGGTGGGAAAGGAAGTTTTTTGCTGCGGGGTCGGGGGGGCGGGGCGTGGGTGCGGAGTATCAGAGTTCCTGATCTGCTTGTAGAAACCGCGGCGATACTGGGAGGAAGAGACTGTTCCGACCACAGACGGagcctctccagggcctccttgTAACAAGAAGAATCGGGAGCTCCGTCCTCAGAGACCAAAAAATGCTCACATATTAAAGAAGTCTCGGATCTCTAAGCAGCCTCAGGTCCCGAAGAAACCCCGAGAGTGGAAGAACCCGGAGTCCCAGCGGAGCTTGTCCGGGGTGAACGTGGAACCTAATGGGTGGCGAGGCAGGCCGCCTTGTGCTTTGAAAGGGTTGGGGTCAACCCAAGGCTGTCTACTAACTGCGTTCTCCTTTCCCCTAGGCCCAAGATCCAttcccaggccccgcccccgtCCCTGTGGAGGTGGTCCAGAAGTTCTGTCGTATTGACAAATCCCGAAAGGTGAGGTCCAGCCGGAGAGTTGGGAAGTGTTGGAGGCAGGGAGTGTCTGGGTGAGTTGAATGGAGGCTGGGCTAGGTAGCTCTCCTGTGACCCCACTTATCCTATGGTTCTTCTGCCACTCCTCCCCACCAACAATGTTATAGCTACCACGTTCTAAAGCCAAAACTCGAAGCCGACTTGAGGTGGCTGAAGCTGAGGAAGAGGAAACAAGTATCAAAGCTGCTCGTTCTGAGCTGCTGCTTGCTGAGGAACCGGGGTGAGTGGGCCCTAATCTGGACCCCCAATCCTTGCCTTATAGGACTGTCTTTTCTCGTTTTTATGTTGGTACACTTGCTTCATATTGGGAAACTTTACTGCTATCCTAACCCTTGCTTTCAGGTTTCTGGAAGGGGAGGATGGGGAAGACACAGCAAAGATATGCCAGGCTGACATTGTGGAGGCTGTGGACATTGCAAGTGCAGCCAAGGTGAGCCTGAGGAGGTAAAGGAGCCAAGGGATTGATTGGTGGTGCAGGACAAGAGAGGAATGGGGGCTAGAAGAAGGCGTTCCTGCAGggtactcattttttttttttttttcactcttctctttcccagcactttgacttGAATCTGAGGCAATTTGGGCCCTACAGACTAAACTACTCTCGAACTGGAAGGTAAGGTTGAATTCTAGTGACTCTTGAACTAAGATGTGTTTCCTTAACCACTTTAGCCATGCCCACTTCAGCCATTCGCAGTATTTGTTTGGGTTGTTGATGAGGGGAGGGTCCTTTGATTTGCTTGTGTGTGCGGGTGAGCACCTGCAGCAACATGTGTCTGCCCACCTGGAGAGATGGGGCTGGCATGGGGCAGACCTCAAGTCATCTGAGTCGGTGGTCCCCTGCCTTAACACCCTGCCTGCCCCTCACCTCCAACAGACACCTGGCTTTTGGAGGGCGCCGAGGTCATGTGGCTGCCCTTGATTGGGTAACAAAGAAGCTTATGTGCGAGATCAACGTCATGGAGGCAGTGCGGGACATCCGGTCAGTGGCCTCATTGT from the Macaca mulatta isolate MMU2019108-1 chromosome 4, T2T-MMU8v2.0, whole genome shotgun sequence genome contains:
- the PFDN6 gene encoding prefoldin subunit 6 isoform X1 translates to MAELIQKKLQGEVEKYQQLQKDLSKSMSGRQKLEAQLTENNIVKEELALLDGSNVVFKLLGPVLVKQELGEARATVGKRLDYITAEIKRYESQLRDLERQSEQQRETLAQLQQEFQRAQAAKAGAPGKA